A window of Streptomyces armeniacus contains these coding sequences:
- a CDS encoding ABC transporter permease, whose protein sequence is MTDTKHMLADTGIIFGRCLRQTVRSRLSLIFGLLQPMLFLVFFGPLLRDMPLGGRGDSWQILIPGLLVQLGLFSSAFAGFGIIIEKQYGVIERMRVTPVSRLALLLGRLLRDALQLLVQSLVLVLVGVALGLRAPVLGVAIGFLFVGVLAMSLASLSYALGMRVSSPQEFAPVVNSVNLPAMLLSGILLPMALAPAWLDVVSHFVPFRYLVDAVRAAFVGDYTGGTVALGAGVAVLLAAVSMTLGTRLFRRAGA, encoded by the coding sequence ATGACCGACACCAAGCACATGCTCGCCGACACCGGCATCATCTTCGGCCGCTGCCTGCGCCAGACGGTCCGCTCCCGGCTCTCGCTGATCTTCGGGCTGCTGCAGCCGATGCTGTTCCTCGTCTTCTTCGGACCGCTGCTGCGGGACATGCCGCTGGGCGGGCGCGGCGACTCGTGGCAGATCCTCATTCCCGGGCTGCTCGTCCAACTCGGGCTGTTCAGCTCCGCGTTCGCGGGCTTCGGCATCATCATCGAGAAGCAGTACGGCGTCATCGAGCGGATGCGGGTGACGCCCGTCAGCCGGCTGGCGCTGCTCCTCGGGCGGCTGCTGCGGGACGCGCTCCAGCTCCTCGTCCAGTCCCTGGTGCTGGTGCTCGTCGGGGTCGCGCTCGGGCTCCGCGCGCCCGTGCTGGGCGTCGCCATCGGCTTCCTCTTCGTGGGCGTGCTGGCGATGTCGCTGGCGTCGCTGTCGTACGCGCTCGGCATGCGGGTCAGCTCGCCGCAGGAGTTCGCGCCCGTGGTCAACTCCGTGAACCTGCCCGCGATGCTGCTCTCCGGCATCCTGCTGCCGATGGCGCTCGCACCGGCCTGGCTGGACGTCGTCTCGCACTTCGTGCCGTTCCGCTATCTCGTGGACGCGGTACGGGCGGCGTTCGTCGGCGATTACACCGGCGGCACCGTGGCGCTGGGCGCCGGGGTCGCAGTGCTGCTCGCCGCCGTGTCCATGACGCTCGGCACGCGCCTCTTCCGCAGGGCGGGCGCGTAG
- a CDS encoding VOC family protein, with protein MSVRRVVPNIRSEATEESREFYGLLGFEEVMNQGWIVTFASPTVPTAQVSVMTGDMTAPVTPDLSVEVDDVDAAYAEVRASGAEIVHPLQDEEWGVRRFFVRDPNGRVVNVLSHR; from the coding sequence ATGTCCGTTCGCCGTGTCGTGCCCAACATCCGGTCCGAGGCCACGGAGGAGAGCCGGGAGTTCTACGGCCTGCTGGGCTTCGAAGAGGTCATGAACCAGGGCTGGATCGTGACGTTCGCCTCCCCGACCGTGCCGACGGCGCAGGTCAGCGTCATGACCGGGGACATGACGGCGCCGGTCACGCCCGATCTGAGCGTGGAGGTGGACGACGTGGACGCCGCCTACGCGGAAGTGCGGGCGAGCGGCGCCGAAATCGTGCACCCGCTGCAGGACGAGGAGTGGGGCGTACGGCGCTTCTTCGTCCGAGACCCCAACGGCCGAGTGGTCAACGTGCTGAGCCACCGCTGA
- a CDS encoding cob(I)yrinic acid a,c-diamide adenosyltransferase produces MVNLTRIYTRTGDDGTTALGDMSRTAKTDARIGAYADANEANAAIGVAVALGELPEEVRTILVRVQNDLFDVGADLATPVAENPEFPPLRVEQSYIDKLEADCDTFLADLEKLRSFILPGGTPGAALLHQACTVVRRAERSTWAALAEHGDVMNPLTATYLNRLSDLLFILARTANKEVGDVLWVPGENR; encoded by the coding sequence ATGGTCAACCTGACGCGCATCTACACCCGCACCGGAGACGACGGCACCACCGCGCTCGGCGACATGAGCCGCACCGCCAAGACGGACGCACGCATCGGCGCGTACGCCGACGCGAACGAGGCGAACGCCGCCATCGGGGTCGCGGTCGCGCTGGGCGAGCTGCCCGAGGAGGTGCGCACCATCCTCGTACGGGTGCAGAACGACCTGTTCGACGTGGGCGCCGACCTGGCCACCCCGGTCGCCGAGAACCCGGAGTTCCCGCCGCTGCGTGTCGAGCAGAGCTACATCGACAAGCTGGAGGCGGACTGCGACACCTTCCTCGCGGATCTGGAGAAGCTGCGCAGCTTCATCCTCCCGGGCGGCACACCCGGCGCGGCCCTGCTGCACCAGGCGTGCACCGTCGTACGCCGCGCCGAGCGCTCGACGTGGGCGGCGCTGGCGGAGCACGGGGACGTGATGAACCCGCTGACGGCGACGTATCTGAACCGCCTCTCCGACCTGCTGTTCATCCTCGCGCGCACGGCCAACAAGGAGGTCGGCGACGTGCTGTGGGTGCCGGGCGAGAACCGCTGA